The Thermococcus sp. genomic sequence CTCGATGTCGTGGTTGGGGAGGGCTTTGGAACCGTCACAATTGCCTCGCCAGGAAGGTAGTGGTCGCTTTCGGCTTTGATGACGATGCTCCCGTATCCGGTTCTTTTCAAACTTATCACAGCAATCCCCGAGGAGTTAGTTACCTCGTAATCCGTGCCCAGTGGACCGGACGCAACAACCGTGACGTTTGGGACCGGAAGTCCAGAGGAATCAATGACCTGAACTATAATCGTCCCGTTGGAGACAGTTGGAGTCAGAATCAGTTTCTTGACATCAACAAAGGTCGTCACAATTTTCCCGTCGAGGTTCAGCGTTACCCTGTAAACTCCCGGTTTTGTAACTAGGTAGGAGACTTGGCCACTTGAGTCTGTTTCAAATGTGGCGTTATTAATTGAGACCTCTATCCCGGGAACCCCACCCGTTGAGTTGAAAACTCTGACGTAGATGGCACTGTCCATGAAGTAGACGTCATAGGAGAGTTTCCTCTGATAGACCTCGAAAGTCTTTGTAACCCTTTTATATTTGCCACCGAGGTTTGCCCAGAGCTCAACGGTGTAGTTGCCAATATCAGGGTGCTTGAGGACGATTGTCTTCTCCCAGACTTCCCCGGGGTTGAGGTAAGTGGAGTTCTCGTAGCTTTTGAGTATGACTCCACCACTCATCACCCTGTAACCTATGGAGCCGAGGAGAATCCCGTTGGACTTTGAAACGACCTTGAAGGTGATGGCAACATCGTGTCCGTATATATACCTTCTTCCGACCTCAACGGATAGTGAGTAGTCCGAGAGAACGCCAACAGATACGACAAACCTATCGCTTGAATAAACGTTTCCTGCCTTCGCAACGAGCGTGAGGTTGTACTCCCCCGGGGGAACATTGAGGACCCTTAGCGTGATTGTATCGTTCAAACTCTCCCCCGGTTCAATTGGAGTCCGTATTACCTTGACACTGTACTGAAAACCCTGCGCCGGACCGGTAACGTAGACTGTAACGTTGCTTATCGTCTCGTTGCCGAGGTTCGTCACCGAAAAGGGAACGACAACGGTGCTCCCGGGCAGAGCTGGAATCTCCTTGTTAAGAACCGTAACGCTCAGGAGTGGAGCTTCCTGGGATGAAACTTGATGGACAGTGAGCAAGGTAACGATTAACAGGATGATAAAAATTTTAACTTTCATCAGAAATCACCTCTTCGAGGGTTCTCTGCTTTCCGAGAAGGGAGTCCAGTGTCTGGAACTCGTCGTTCAAATCGAGACGGTAACTTTTCCCGCTTGACTTTAGGTTCCCGGGCAGATAGAACCTCCAGCCGACGTTTACGAATTTGACAGCGAGGATTGGTCTCCCTCCAAAGCGTTCCGCGAAGTAAACGAGCCTTTCAACGTCTTCTCTGGGGAGGTAAAGCCTCTCCGAGCGGGTGCTCTTGACCTCTATGCAGAGGTAATCCTTCCCGTTGCCGGCAACGAGGTCAACCCGGTGACTGCCGGCGGAACGAACGACGGCGAAACCGGCTTTCTCAAGCATCTTTATGAGCTCTCTTTCGGCACTGGCACCTCGCCTATATCTCATAGTCCTTTCCCCGCTAAATTTTCCCGGTTATCTTTATAAGTTCTCCCCGAGACTATAACCCGGTGGTGGGAATGACCGTTTACGAGTTCAACGGGAAGAAACCTAAAATTCATCCGACTGCTTTTGTTGATGAGAGCGCCTCCGTAATTGGCGACGTCGTTCTCGAAGAGAAGACAAGCGTCTGGCCATCCGCAGTTCTAAGGGGCGACATCGAACAGATTTACGTCGGCTGTTGCTCCAACGTTCAGGACAACGTGAGCATACACACCTCCCACAACCAGCCGACCAGGATAGGCAAGTACGTCACCATAGGCCACAACGCGGTCGTTCATGGGGCTGAGATAAGCGACTACGTCATCATAGGCATGGGGGCGGTAATCCTCGACGGGGCTAAGATAGGCAAGCACGTAGTTATAGGCGCTGGAGCCCTTGTCCCGCCGGGCAAGGAGATTCCCGACTACAGCCTCGTCATCGGCGTTCCGGGCAAGGTTGTCAGACAGCTAAGCGAAGAGGAAATCGAGTGGACAAAGAAGAACGCAGAAATCTACATGGAGCTTGCCGAGAAGCACCTTAAATCAAGGAAGAGGATTGAGTGAGGGTTATGATTTACAGGCTTCTCTCCCACGTCCCTCACATTATTTTCAAGCCCGCTTACGACCTGTACGAGAAGTACCTCCTTGAAAAGGTTAAATCCGGGAACATTCCCAAGCACGTTGCCATAATAATGGACGGCAACAGGAGATGGGCAAGGAAACTTGAAAAGCCCCCCTGGTATGGCCACTTCTTTGGCTCTAAAAAGCTTGAGGAAATCCTCGAATGGTGTCGCGAACTTGGAATAAGGACTCTCACGGTCTACGCCTTCTCCACCGAGAACTTCAAGAGAACACCTGAGGAAGTAAATGCCCTTATGAACCTCTTTGAGGAGAAGTTCAAGGAGCTCGTTAAGGACAAGAGGGTTCACAGGTACGGCATAAGGGTTAACGTCATCGGGAGGAAGGAGATGCTCCCCGAAAACGTTAGGAGAGCTGCAGAGGAAGCCGAGCGTGCAACGAGGAAGTACTCCAACTACACCCTCAACATAGCCCTGGCCTACGGGGGAAGGAGCGAGATTGCCGATGCCGTCAAGGAGATAGTCGAGGACGTTCTGGCCGGAAAGCTGAAGCCAGATGAGATAGACGAGGAACTGATAAAGCGTTACCTCTATTACCCAAACATGCCTGACCCGGACATAGTGATAAGAACAGGCGGTGAAGTCAGGATAAGCAACTTCCTCCTATACCAGATAGCCTACAGCGAGCTCTTCTTTGTTGACGTCTACTTTCCCGAGTTCAGGAAGATTGACTTCCTTCGAATCATACGCGAGTTCCAGAAGAGGCAGAGGCGCTTTGGACGGTAGTTTTTAAGCTTTTCCGCTAAAGCTTATTAACACCCGCGAGAACCTTCTCAGGTGGTGAGCATGTACAGTGAGCTGAGTCCCGGCGTTAAGAAGGTCTACACCCAGGTCCGCTACCTCGATGACTACCACTGGGAAATCGAGGGGAATACTATAATCGGAACCCACAAGAAGAGCAACGTGAAGGTTGTTATAGACGTCGCCAAGAACAGGGACGAGGCCGATTCATTGGCCGGAAAGGACGTCAATGGAATCCACATCGTGGCAATCCCCGACAAGGGCGTCTTCTACGTCAAGAACGGAAGCTTTGTCCTCACCTACCGCTACCTCAAAGCCACCCTCGCGGATATAAACGACCACATAGTTTGGGCCGGCTTTAAGGTCGCTGAGAGCGATGGGAAACTCGTTCAGGAGGACATCTACGAGTACCTCGGCGGTGCGCTGATAAACCACATAAAGGCCAACCTTCTAGCGGGTCAGGACTACATCTTCTGGCAGTTCTACAGGTGCGAGGAATGTGGAAAGTACGTTGACATTGAGAACCTCGAGAACCACCTCAAGGGACACGGTATAAAGCTCCACGAGAAAAGTGAGGAGCACTACGAGGTCTTTGAGCTCAACTTCAGGGACGGTAAGGTTTATGACAAGTTCGGCAAGGAAGTCAAACTCGACAAGTTCAGCGAAGAGGCAAGGGAGTTCTTGGCGGAGGTGTTCTCTGGGACGCCACATGGGGGGTGAGGAATGAAGACACTTCTCGATGTTTTTCCTCTCTCAGCAATGAAGGGGTCAACCGTTTCCGTAATTTTTGACACCTACTCCTCAGCTTGGCAAATTCTATTTCTCTTTCTTAGAAAAGCTATTGAGGAGGGCTACTTTACGGTTATTTCAAACTACAGCGTTCCCCTTAAAAGCCTCCTCCACAGGTGCAACAGCGTGGGTATGAACGCGGAGGAAGCACTCCAAAGTTCTAGGCTTGCCATAATAGATGTCTTCGGCTCCAGGTATTCACCCCTAAGGCTTGATATGGAGAACGTCTTCTACCTCGACAAGGTTTAACCAGAAACGATAAACCCGAAGATAGACATGATTTACTGCGGACCTCTCAAGGAGAGCTTAACTTCCAAGAACGCCATCAGAATGATTTACACACTTGACGGGGCCTCCCTAATGCTCGGGGAGGAGCAGACCATAAAGCTCCTCAACCAGACAATAGCCCAAAAGAGCATCCGCTTTCCGGAATCAATTCTTCTCCTGCCACTTAACGCCGACATGGTCTCCAAGAGGTTCGTTGCATGGGTTTCAAACATAAGCGATTATGTTCTACTGGCAAAGTCAGAAATAAGGGATAACAACGTCAAAGAGCTTCTCTACTTCCTGAAGGCACCCTACCCGGACTTCGAGCCGATGATATACTCTCTCAAAGTAAGCAGGGGAAGGGAGAAAATAGTGTTAAAAGAGATATCAACCCCTGAACTTTGGCCTCCTGCTGAGGAGAAGCGGTAGGGGCCTCGGCTTGTATGGGAAGCCCTCGGTCTTCCTCTTTATCTCCCTGATGAGGTCCTCCAGTTGCATCTCAACTTGCTTGCCGTCCTCCCTTCTCCTGACGGTTACAGTGTTCTGCTCCTTCTCGTTCTTGCCGACGACGACTATGTAGGGAATCCACTCCTTCTCCGCCTTCCTTATCTTCTTGTTGAGCCTGTCGCCAGTATCGTCAACGTCAACCCTTATCTTAGCTCCTTCAAGCTTTCCTGCAACGTAGAGGGCGTAGTCCATGACTTCATCGCTTACCGGAATGACGCGGACCTGTATCGGGCTGAGCCAGAGCGGGAACATCGGCTTTTGGCCTTTCGCTTGAAGTTTTGCCTGCTTCTCAAGGATTGCATACATGACGCGCTCAATAGCTCCGCTCGGGGAGCAGTGGAGTATGAGCGGGTAGCGCTCCTTGCCTTCTTCATCGTAGTAGGTTATTCCAAACCTCTCCGCGTTCTCCACGTCTATCTGCACCGTGCTCAAAGCGGCCGCCTTGTCGAGGTTGTCAACGAAGTTGAACTCGAACTTGAGGATGAAGTAGAAGAACCTCTGGTCCCACATCTCTATCAGGACGGGCTTGCCTATTATCTTTGCCAGCTCGACTATGAAGTCCTTGTTTTCCTCCCAGAAGTCCCTTGTAAAGCGTATGGCCACCTCGTAGTCCTCTGGCGTAAGGCCAACGCCCCTGAGGACCTCCATGCTGAGCTTGTACTGCTTCTTGAACTCGTCCATCGCCTGCTGGAGGTCCTTGGCAACGGTGTGCATGTCCGGCATCGTGAAGGCCCTGAGCCTTCTCAAGCCTGAAAGCTCGCCGCTCTTCTCTCTCCTAAAGGAGTATCTAGTTAGCTCGTACATCCTCAGTGGGAGGTTGCGGTAGCTTATGATTGCGTCCTTCTTGATGAGGAACTGGCCGAAACATGCCGCGAAGCGGAGGAAGAACTTCTTGTCACCGCTTTTAACTATGTACTGTCTCGCAGGGAAGCGGTTGAGGTACTTCTCAAGGGCAGGGTGCTCGAAGTCATACATGATTGGCGTTTCCACTTCCATGGCACCGTATTCAACAACCTTCTCGGTAACGTACTGCTCAAGGAGGCCCTTGATGAGTCTTCCCTTGGGATAATACCTAAGGTTTCCCCCGTCACTTCCCGGTTCGTAATCAACGAGCTCGTGCTCAAGCATGAGCTTAACGTGCGGAGGTTCTCTGTCAGCTATCCTGTTTTTGGCTATCTCGTAGTTGACGAACTTCCTCAGGTTTTCATAACCGGTGAAGTCGAACTTGTCAACATCTATAAGCTCGCCTTCGGGTGTGAGGATATACCAGTAGCTGACTAGCTCCTTCTCCTCCTTTTCAAGGGCTATATTGCGCTCCTCCTTCGAAACGCCTTCCTCCGGGACTATCGTCCTGCTGAGCTCGGCCAGTGGGTGGCCTTTACAGCTGAGCTTGAATGCCTTGTAGTAGCCAAACGGGGCGCGCTTGACTTCATAGTCCCTCTCTTTAAGCTTCTCCTCGATTTTCTTGAGCACCTCAAGGGCTATTTCAGGCTTTGCCAGTTCGCTACTCAGATGGGCAAAGGGGTAAACGAAGACCCTCTCTGCCTTTACCTGTTTTGCGACCTCTTCGATTTCCTTCACAGCCTTCTCGACGACATCATCTGGGTTTGCCTCATCAACCTTCTCGACGCTTATGAAGACCGCAAGTACCTCATCGAGCCTGCCCTTCTTCTGCTCCTCGCTTATCGGCTCGGGGTTCTTGAGGGCTTTGTCCCTGACCTCGTACTCAAGGTAGTCCGCGTGTATCAGAAGCATTCTCATTCCTACCACCACCTCTCCATCGCTTCGAATTACTAAAACTTTTTCCTTCCGCCTATAAACGTTGGGGAACGCTTAAAAAGAGGGGGTAGGAAAATCTTCGGAGGTGAGGGAATGGAGGATAAGAAGGTTAAGAACGGTGACCTCGTACTTCCGGGAGATTATCTCGGCGTCATAGAGGAGTTCATGCCCGGCGAAGGCGTCAGAGAGGAGAACGGCGAACTCTACGCAACGAGAGCTGGTAAGGTCAGAATCAATCCAGAGAAAATGGAGATAAGCGTCGAGCCCGTAACCGATACTCCCCCCCTCCCGAAGGTTGGCGACGTGGTCCTCGCGAGGGTCATAGAGGTCAAGCCTCAAGCTGTGATAGTCCAGCTCCTCCAGATAGAGGGTCGCGAAAACGACAGGGAAATAGCGACCTCAAAGCTCGCCGGAATCCACATTTCCCAGATAAAGGAGGGCTTTGTCGAGGACATAACCAAGGAGTTCAAGATTGGGGACATAGTGAGGGCAAAGGTCATAGCCAACGAAAAGAGCCCGATACAGCTCACAACAAAGGATAAAGACCTTGGCGTCGTTTACGCCCTCTGCTCCCGCTGTAGGACACCCCTCATAAGGCGCGGGGACAAGCTAATCTGTCCGCGCTGTGGAAACGTTGAGACGAGAAAGCTCTCGCCATACTATAGAAAGCTGAAGGTGTCTCTATGAGGGCCAAGAAGGTAATAACGATTCACGTGAAGGACGACGTTGAAAAGGAGGAGTTCATGAAGGAACTCCAGAGACTTCGCCTGCCGGCTTTCATCTACGTCCACGGAAAGCTAAACTCCCTTAAAATCAACGTTCAGGGCACGAAGGACGACATCAGGGAGGCAATACGGAAAATAAGGGAAATCCACAACCGCGTAAGGACCAAGCTCTACCCGGACAAGCGCGGTCTATACCACTACACGATTGACGACCTCCTCCGAGAGGCCAGAACAAGCGTTTCAACCCCCATAATAATCAAAACTCTTGAACTCCTCGGCGAAAAGGTTGAACTCAGCGGAGATGAGCTCGTAACATCCCTTCCATGGAGCGAGGCCGTTGAACTCGTTGAAAGGCTTGGAGATGCCCTCTCGGAGATAGCGCTCCAGACGACGAGACAGATTAGGGAAGTGGCAGTTCCGGTTAGCGTTGCCTTTAACGTTCCACCTGAGGAAGTCTTGGAGAAACTCGTTGAGCTGGGTCTAGCCGAGTGGAAGGAGGATAAGTTTAAATACGAGCTCATTAAGAACAAGGAGCAGGCCCTAGAAGAGCTGTTGAAAGCCTTGACGGGTGATGCTGATGAGGATTGAGGTAATAAAGCGCGAGGAAAACCTGCTGGAATTTTACCTCGAAGGAGAGGACCACACCTTCGCCAACCTGCTCAATGAAGTCCTCCACGAGAACAAGCACGTTAAGTTCGCCGGCTACACAATCGAGCACCCTATTCTCATGGCCAGAAAGCCGAGGTTTAAAGTCGTAACCGACGGGAAGGTTACACCGGAGAAGGCCCTTGAGGAGGCCGCCCAGAAGGTATTCGATAGGGCCAGGGTTCTTCTTGATGCATGGAAGAATGCCCTCGAAGGGTGAAACCCTTGGCCTCTTTTTCTTACTCCAAAGATTTTACCGATAAGGGATTGGCCAAGTTTGGTGATTCTCTCCTCAACTTCGTGTTTTCCCTGGCCCTGAGCGAGTATTTGGGCAGACCCACTGGAGAGAGGGTTCCGAACGCTTCTCTGGCCATGGCCCTTGAGATGTCGGGATTGAGAAAGCTAGCCCCCCCAAGGAGCGACAAGCACGCGAGGGGGGATGTGGCAGAGGCTATTCTAGCTTACGCCTGGCTTGAGGGCGTTATAACTATGGAAGAGGCAGTTCAAATCATCAGGGAGAACCTAACTGAGGACGTAACCCACTTCACACGGAAAAAGGAGGCAATAGGAAAGGCCCTGGCCGTCCTTTACAGGGAGATAGGGAAGAGGATAGGAGTTTAAGTTATCTTCGGCGGTCTCATCATCTCCGGGAGGTCACGCTAGAGCTAGAGGACGGTTATCATGTAGTGGGAAAATAGAACAGGAATTAACCAGTTCTAAAGGCCGAAGCGCTAGACCAGACCGATGGGAACAACGCGAGGATATAGGATTTTGAGAAGATAGAACAGCTCTCTCGTTTTCTTGCCGAGCAGAATTTCTTCCCTTGAGAGCACGATGAGGAGTTCATGGAACAGTAAATAACCCCAAATGAGCAAAAACAGCTGGCTGTTCTTAACCGAAAGGATGACGGCGAGATAGTAGAGGAGAACATCCCCGATTGAAAGCAACGCAATGAATATCGCCAGAGATACCTTTGGACTAAATCCAGCTTTGGTATAGGGTTGCTCATAATAGTAATCGGGCTTTGTCCTAAGTTTTGGGGCTTTCCAATGTATTCGGCCGAAAACATCGAGGATATTAGGTAAGTAAAAACCCCCAATAAACGATGAAAGGTACTAAAAAATCGTATTCAATCCCCGTAGTCCCGAACAGAAAAGTTTTCGGAGAATATTAAAACCGCCAACGTCCAGTGGAACGGAAAAGGAGTTTGATTTAATCTTTTCCACGATGACCCCCATGCTGACGGAGAGCGAGCCGTACAGGAAGGGAAGTACCGCCAACGATGTCACGATTTCACCCCGAAAACAAAGTGAGAGAGTAATATAAATACTTTTCTTAATTAGAATACAAGCAAGCTGAGAAAAGGTAAAATTCAGAGGCTCGTGAGCAACTCGATTAGTCCCTGTTTGCTCGGTATCTTGGCGAACTTGTCGGCGTCCTTCACCTTCAGGAGTAGAGGAACATCGCCAAAGAGCTTGAGAACCTTTCCAAAGGGTATGCTTCCCTCCCCCGGAAGGAGGTGGAGGTCACCGACGCCATAAGCTAAAGCGTCCTCGGGTTCGACCTGCGGGAAGAGCTTTCCGAAGTTGTCGTGTATCATGAGGATTATCGTCTTGTCTGTGCCGAGCTTAACATCTTCAAGCAGTTTTTCCTCGTTGCCCTGGGCGCTGAGGAAGGCATGGGCGACGTCGAGGGCGAAGCCGACGTTGTCCCTCTGGACGTTGTCAACAACGTAGAGGGTGTCCTTAACACTGAAGGTGTTTTCGAGGGCTATCTTTATGCCGAATGGAGCCACCATGTCCGCCAGCTGCTGTATAGCCTCTATCTCGAGGTCAAGCCTTCCCGTCCTTCCGCTCTGCATGACGATGACCTTGGCGCCGAGCTTTATCGCCACGTCTGCAACTGCTTTGGCAACGCGGAAGTGCCTGGTGTAGTAGATGTGGTCACGCAGGTTCACTGAGGTTGGCATCCTGACGATGTAGTTTATCCCAACGCCCCTGAGGGCCGTCTCTATGTTCCTCAGGCTTTTCTCAACTACCACACCGTTCTTGATTAGCCCAAGCGTATGGGGGAATATCGAGACGAAGTCGTAGTCCTTTATCTTGACGTCCGCGAGGATTGAAGCTAGGCTCTTGTCCTTTGTAACGAAGTGGGGATAGATGGTTACCCCAATCTCCATGCAATCACCTGGCGGAATTTGGCAGGAGGATATAAAAAGCTTAGCGGGGTAAGTTTAAAAGCCAACAAGGAAAGGTGTCTAAGGTGAGAGAATGAGGGAAAACCTCTGGAAGTACGTATCAGTGGTTCTTGTTCTCCTGCTCGCCCTCTCGACAGTGGCAATCGTTGTACTCTACAAGGCGATTTCACCGGCGGTCGTTTCGCCCAATAATACAGCGCCTGCCGTCGTTGAGACCCCAGTAAACCTCACCTGCAATGGAACGTCAAGCTACCAGATAAACCAGCTCAAAGAGGAAGTCGCTTATCTGCGCTCCCTCATTAACAAAACGGGAGGAAAAACAATAGCGGTCGTCCCCATTTTTGGGATAATAGATGATTACACAGCCCTCGAAGTAATACCCCTTCTCAGGAGAATATCCACAAATGGCTCCATCGGGGGCGTTCTTCTCTGGATTGAGAGCCCAGGCGGGGAAGTTGGACCTGTGATGGAAATATACTCTACCGTCAAGAAACTTTCACTAGTAAAGCCTGTAGTGGCCTACTCCGGTGGCATAATGGCTTCTGGAGGTTATTACATAGCCAACGGTGCCGACAAAATCGTGGCAAGTCCGCTCGCCGAGGTGGGAAGCATTGGGGTAATATACGTCCACTACGACCTGCAGGAGAACTACCAGAGGAACGGAATTAAGGTGGAAGTCTTCAAAACCGGCCCTTACAAGGACATGGGGGCCGAGTGGAGGGACCTAACCCCCGAGGAGAAGAAGATAATAACCAACATGGTGAACACGTACTTCCAGGCGTTCCTCCAGGCCGTGAGCGAGGGCAGGAACATGAGCATCTCTCAGGTTAAGAAGTTCGCCAGTGGGAGAACGTGGTTCGCCGAGAACGTTACTGGAGCTCTGGTGGACGAAACAGGGGGTATTGATACCGCTATTTCCGTTCTCGAAAGGTTAATGAATGTTACAGGTGCAAAGGTGGTCATATACAAGAACCTTGAAACTCCAAGCGACTTTGAGGTGGTGGGGAGCAAGGCACTCTACCTCGACCCGAGCTACATTACTCCCTATCTGGGAGGTGATTGAATGCTCTGCGAGGAGAAGCTCGAGGTGTTTGAGAACGGTTTCGATGACGGGAAGTTCAAACTCAGGATTGAGTTCTACGGAAAGGACGCCAGGAGACTTCTCCTCGCTGTGATAAGGGAGCTCTACCTTCCAGACTACGGCGAGGACTACATATATCCCTTCGAGTGCGCCAAAGACTTTTGGGGCATTTACCTTGACCCGTCTGAGATAATTGCAGAGGAGTCCAATTTTAGCCCAATAAAGTTCGTTAACAAAAGCATCATCAACAGGCTGGAGAAGGCGCTCGATGAAATAGCTCCGGACGAAATTAAAGACAGAATCAACTTGGAAGAAGCGGAAATAGTGAAGCTCAAGAAAACCCTACTCGCGCTCGGGAAGGACTTTATCCTCGACGAAAGAGGTTACCTCATAGTCTTTAACAAGCCGAGCGCAAGGGGGCTAATCCTAAAATACTTGGGGATGCTGAATGGAACTTGAAACTGCCGTCTGGGTCGGTGTTTCACTGGTGATACTCTATTTAACCTGGCAGACGGTTAGTCCTGTTCTCTCTCCCCTGATAGTGGCAGTTACCCTTACTTATATACTCTATCCACTTCACGAAAGGCTTAGCTCAAAAATCGGCAACCGTTGGTCAGCGCTTCTCCTTACGGGAATACTTACCGTTCTTTCCTTCCTTTTTATTCTTGGCTTCGCACTCTGGATAAACGACGTTAAATATTCCCTAGCAGGGTATGTCAACACATTTTTCAAGTGGCTTCTTGGCCTGAACCTACCCTCTGAAGCGTATGACTTCCTCCAGAGGATTTCCCAGGCCATGACGGACCGTTTCGATGCCTACGTTCTGGGATACACGTACTCCCTTCCAAAGCTCTCCCTTCAGGTAATCGTCATGGTGTTCTCATTTTACGGCGTCCTTGTAAATGCAAAGGCCATAAAAATGGAAGTGTACTCGCTCCTACCTCCTTCAAACCGCGAACTTGCCGTTAAGTTAATCAATCGGGCGGGGGAAACCCTCCATCAGGTCCTCCGTGGATGGCTTCTGGTCAGCGTTGGAAAAGGAATTGCTATGGCCGTCGCCTTCTCGCTCTTTGGAGTGTCTAACGTTGGGGGTTCAATAGCGGCGGGCATACTCACGGCAATCCTTGAGCTCCTTCCCATTGTTGGGGGCTGGATGGTCTGGCTCGGGGCGTCGTTTTACCTGTTTACATCGGGAATGGTAGGACACGCAATAGCCATTTTGCTTTACGGGTTTACTCTTGTCTCCCCCCTTCCGGATTTATTGCTCTCAAAGAGACTTGGCAGAAGGCAGTGGGGCGTAAACGCACTGGTGAGCCTCGTTGGGATATTTGGAGGCTACATTGCCTTTGGATTCGTTGGGATAATAATCGGACCTGTGTCCCTATCTCTTCTCATAACCCTCATAGAAGAGTGGAAGAGGGCAAAGAACACTAAGGAGCAAATCGCCTCATAAAGCTGGCGACCTTAACCGCATCTAGGGTTTCCCGGACGTCGTGGGTTCTCACTATGTTGGCTCCTTTAAACACAGCTATTGCAGTCGCTGAGAGACTTCCTGCCAACCTTTCGGAGGGGTCTTCCTTACCGGTTATTGCCCCTATAAAGGATTTACGGGAAACACCTACTAAAATTGGCCTTCCGAGGGATTTCAAAAGGTTGAGGTTCGCTATCACCCTTGAGTCCCACTCATACCACGGGGGGTAATCCGGTCTGAGAAAACCTATTGCGGGGTCCACTGCGATGTCTTCAACACCGTGCTCCCTGGCTATAACAAGGCTTTCTTGGAGGAAGTCAATCACTGCCCTTATGGGGTTAATGAACT encodes the following:
- the hjc gene encoding Holliday junction resolvase Hjc codes for the protein MRYRRGASAERELIKMLEKAGFAVVRSAGSHRVDLVAGNGKDYLCIEVKSTRSERLYLPREDVERLVYFAERFGGRPILAVKFVNVGWRFYLPGNLKSSGKSYRLDLNDEFQTLDSLLGKQRTLEEVISDES
- a CDS encoding gamma carbonic anhydrase family protein; this translates as MTVYEFNGKKPKIHPTAFVDESASVIGDVVLEEKTSVWPSAVLRGDIEQIYVGCCSNVQDNVSIHTSHNQPTRIGKYVTIGHNAVVHGAEISDYVIIGMGAVILDGAKIGKHVVIGAGALVPPGKEIPDYSLVIGVPGKVVRQLSEEEIEWTKKNAEIYMELAEKHLKSRKRIE
- a CDS encoding TBP-interacting protein, with the protein product MYSELSPGVKKVYTQVRYLDDYHWEIEGNTIIGTHKKSNVKVVIDVAKNRDEADSLAGKDVNGIHIVAIPDKGVFYVKNGSFVLTYRYLKATLADINDHIVWAGFKVAESDGKLVQEDIYEYLGGALINHIKANLLAGQDYIFWQFYRCEECGKYVDIENLENHLKGHGIKLHEKSEEHYEVFELNFRDGKVYDKFGKEVKLDKFSEEAREFLAEVFSGTPHGG
- a CDS encoding DNA-directed RNA polymerase subunit L, which produces MRIEVIKREENLLEFYLEGEDHTFANLLNEVLHENKHVKFAGYTIEHPILMARKPRFKVVTDGKVTPEKALEEAAQKVFDRARVLLDAWKNALEG
- a CDS encoding threonine--tRNA ligase; the encoded protein is MRMLLIHADYLEYEVRDKALKNPEPISEEQKKGRLDEVLAVFISVEKVDEANPDDVVEKAVKEIEEVAKQVKAERVFVYPFAHLSSELAKPEIALEVLKKIEEKLKERDYEVKRAPFGYYKAFKLSCKGHPLAELSRTIVPEEGVSKEERNIALEKEEKELVSYWYILTPEGELIDVDKFDFTGYENLRKFVNYEIAKNRIADREPPHVKLMLEHELVDYEPGSDGGNLRYYPKGRLIKGLLEQYVTEKVVEYGAMEVETPIMYDFEHPALEKYLNRFPARQYIVKSGDKKFFLRFAACFGQFLIKKDAIISYRNLPLRMYELTRYSFRREKSGELSGLRRLRAFTMPDMHTVAKDLQQAMDEFKKQYKLSMEVLRGVGLTPEDYEVAIRFTRDFWEENKDFIVELAKIIGKPVLIEMWDQRFFYFILKFEFNFVDNLDKAAALSTVQIDVENAERFGITYYDEEGKERYPLILHCSPSGAIERVMYAILEKQAKLQAKGQKPMFPLWLSPIQVRVIPVSDEVMDYALYVAGKLEGAKIRVDVDDTGDRLNKKIRKAEKEWIPYIVVVGKNEKEQNTVTVRRREDGKQVEMQLEDLIREIKRKTEGFPYKPRPLPLLLSRRPKFRG
- a CDS encoding ribonuclease III family protein, translating into MASFSYSKDFTDKGLAKFGDSLLNFVFSLALSEYLGRPTGERVPNASLAMALEMSGLRKLAPPRSDKHARGDVAEAILAYAWLEGVITMEEAVQIIRENLTEDVTHFTRKKEAIGKALAVLYREIGKRIGV
- a CDS encoding DUF2067 family protein, whose product is MRAKKVITIHVKDDVEKEEFMKELQRLRLPAFIYVHGKLNSLKINVQGTKDDIREAIRKIREIHNRVRTKLYPDKRGLYHYTIDDLLREARTSVSTPIIIKTLELLGEKVELSGDELVTSLPWSEAVELVERLGDALSEIALQTTRQIREVAVPVSVAFNVPPEEVLEKLVELGLAEWKEDKFKYELIKNKEQALEELLKALTGDADED
- a CDS encoding sugar phosphate isomerase/epimerase, with the protein product MEIGVTIYPHFVTKDKSLASILADVKIKDYDFVSIFPHTLGLIKNGVVVEKSLRNIETALRGVGINYIVRMPTSVNLRDHIYYTRHFRVAKAVADVAIKLGAKVIVMQSGRTGRLDLEIEAIQQLADMVAPFGIKIALENTFSVKDTLYVVDNVQRDNVGFALDVAHAFLSAQGNEEKLLEDVKLGTDKTIILMIHDNFGKLFPQVEPEDALAYGVGDLHLLPGEGSIPFGKVLKLFGDVPLLLKVKDADKFAKIPSKQGLIELLTSL
- the uppS gene encoding polyprenyl diphosphate synthase; this encodes MIYRLLSHVPHIIFKPAYDLYEKYLLEKVKSGNIPKHVAIIMDGNRRWARKLEKPPWYGHFFGSKKLEEILEWCRELGIRTLTVYAFSTENFKRTPEEVNALMNLFEEKFKELVKDKRVHRYGIRVNVIGRKEMLPENVRRAAEEAERATRKYSNYTLNIALAYGGRSEIADAVKEIVEDVLAGKLKPDEIDEELIKRYLYYPNMPDPDIVIRTGGEVRISNFLLYQIAYSELFFVDVYFPEFRKIDFLRIIREFQKRQRRFGR
- a CDS encoding exosome complex RNA-binding protein Csl4, which codes for MEDKKVKNGDLVLPGDYLGVIEEFMPGEGVREENGELYATRAGKVRINPEKMEISVEPVTDTPPLPKVGDVVLARVIEVKPQAVIVQLLQIEGRENDREIATSKLAGIHISQIKEGFVEDITKEFKIGDIVRAKVIANEKSPIQLTTKDKDLGVVYALCSRCRTPLIRRGDKLICPRCGNVETRKLSPYYRKLKVSL